GAGAGACGCAGGTTCCAGACGTGACCAGAACCAAAGGTTCCGTAGCCATTTCTTCCATCGGGGAGCGACTTTCATTCCCGCTGTTCCAATATGTGGAAAGCTATCTCCGGTCGAGCACTCCGTCGGTTGAGCGGTTTCGTCTTACCACGGCGATACGACCCCGATCGTTCCCTAGCTCGTGAGTACTGAAGCGGTATCCAACCGCAGCAGTCGCGCAACGCAAGCTTTGAACGAGCTGTATCCCCAATCGGGATGTCGTCTCCCGGATCAGGTGCCTGAATTTAGAAACCTCACCTCCTCTCGAGCGACCGTATTGTGTCGTCGGAACCGATACGCTTGGCCGTATCGGACCCCGTGTCAGTCGTCATTTTACCTACCGATATTCGTACTACCGCGCCCATCGCGTTCAGTTATTATGAATAATTATTTTTGTATCTATTCCAAATATTCAGAAAATTATTGTAGAAATAGGTGATATTCAGTGAATGAATTTATTACTCCTATGCTGTCCGGAGAGACGATTAGTATTAGGGCGGTGACGTAATCAGAATCAAGAGGGTGTATTTTAAAATGAATTACAGTTTCACGAGTACAGGTATTACAATATTAGTTTTGTAATTTCATTACGTGTCGCGTGACTCCTAACGGGTCTGACTCTGTGACCGTCTCCATAGATCGAGCGTCGGAATCGAGGCCCCGATTTACCGAGGAACGGATTTGCCGAATCGATATCTGGGGACCCCCTCTTGGGGGTCGTCAGCGAAGGTGTCGACCAGTCGTAAACAGCTTACTGAGCCCCGTTCAGGAATAGGTGATGTTGAGTTCAATAACGTTCGCGGTCTCGAGCAGTATGTCCGGCAGTTCCTCCCTCAGATAGGATCCGTTCAATCGGTTCACCGGACCGCTAATACTGACCCCGCCGAGAACACGCCCGTCGTTCGCTTTAATTTCGGTACCGATACAGCGGAGTCCGCTGAGGCGCTCCTCGTCGTCGATCGCGTATCCTTGGTCTCGGATGGTCTCGAAATCGCTCTCCAGCTCCGCTCTGGTCGCTGACGTTCGATCGGTAAACTGTGGCAGGCCGTGAGACTCGATGATCCGATCGACCCGCTCCGGGGAGTAGTTCGCCAGCATTGCCTTGCCGAATGCGGTCGCGTGAAGATAGACGCGGGAACCGACTGAGGAATCGACGCGCACTGACTGCTGTCCCGCCGCCTGGTAGATGTAGACGCCTTTCCCGTGTTCTTCGACGAGGAGATTGACTAACTCTCCGGTTTGGTCGGCGAGACTGTCGATCTCCGGCTTGGCGATTTCGTAGATTCTCATCCGATCGCGAGCGTAGTTGCCCAACTCCAGGAACTTGATACCCACCTCGTACTCCGAACCTGACTTCACGATGTATTCTTCCTGGTGAAGCGTGCTCAGGTAGTTGTGAACTGTGCTCTTTGGAAGATCGAGGTGCGTCGCAAGTTCAGTCACGCCGGCGCCGTCGAGTTCTTTGAGTGCCTGGATGATTTCAAAGGTGGTCTCCGCAGCTTTAACCGGATTCTTTGCCTCTTGTCCCATAGGTCCACTCTCTCCTTACGCCTATTTCAACCTGTTCATCTATTCTGAACGCAAGCAAAAGAACGGCTTTAGCAATAGTAATCGGTTTAGCGATGACAAGAGCCATAAGTGCAGTACGCTGTTTACTGCTCGTCCCTCGCGACCGGTACAAAGCTCTCGAACGTAATCGAGACTCACTCCGACCGAGCCAATATCTTTTAATAGGTGGAATTCCCGTTGACAAGTATGCGACGAGTACGCGTTCGCGACGATGCAGGAAGTATTCGGAACGGCGAATGGATCGACGACGAGATCGTCCTCAACACGGGAACCTACGACCCGTCCGCACTCACTATCTTGCCTCCTGTAGAGCCGACTAAAATCGTGTGCGTCGGTCTCAATTACGCCGATCACGCCGCAGAGGAGGATATGTCGATCCCGGATCGACCGATGTTGTTCTTGAAACCGCCCAACACAATTTCCAGCCACGGCGACACCGTGGTACTCCCGCGCAACAAAGACGAGGTAGAGTTCGAAGCGGAGATAGGTATTGTCATCGGAACACAGTGTCGAAATGTCGATGAAACTGACGCAATGGACGTTGTTGCGGGTTTCACGTGCGTGGACGACCTCTCCAACCGAGACGATCAACGGGTTGAACAGAACTGGGTCCGCGGCAAAGCATTCGATAACGCTGCGCCGATCGGACCCGTCGTGGCCGGCCCCGAACACGTCCCTGAGGATGCTCGCGTCCAGCTCGCCGTAAACGGAGAAAAGAGACAATCGTCCTCGCGGAGTGAGTGGATATTCTCGCTTGAAGAACTCGTATCAGAAGTGACTCAATATATGACACTCGAGCGAGGGGACATCATCTCGACCGGAACTCCCGCCGGTGTCGGACCACTTGAGGACGGAGACACCGTCGAAGTGACCGTCGAAGGCGTCGGTACCCTCGAACACACCGTGAAACGAGAGTAGGAGAGAGGGCGGTACTAGTTCCGAACGCCCGAGGAGAAGCCGTTAAAAACTATTGTACACGGTCTTTTCGATCGTGTAGAATCCGATTCCGGCCTCGCCCTGTTCACGCCACGTTTCGCTCGAGGACTGTTTGAACCCGCCAAACGGAACGTGTAGCTCGAGTCCGGTCGTCTTGTCGTTGACCTTGGCGACGCCCGCCTCGACTTCACGGACGAATCGCTCCGCTTCAGTGTGACTGTCTGTGACGATAGAGGCAGACAACCCATAAGATGTACCGTTAGCGACAGTGAGTGCGTCTTCGAAGCTTTCAGCCTCGATGACGGCGAGAAGAGGGCCGAAAACCTCCTCTTGTGCAATCCGGTGGTCAGGATCGACATCCGAAAAGATGGTCGGTTCGACGAAGTATCCCTCCCGTAATCGTTCGCCATCGGGCCTTCCGCCTCCGATCTCGAGATTCGCGCCGTCTTTCTCCGCGATATCGACGTATTCGAGGGTTCCCTCGAGTTCGTTCTCGCTGATTTGTGGACCCATATCGGAGTTTTCACCGGGACCCACGTCGATCTCGTTCGCACGTGCGATGACAGCGTCGACGAATTCGTCGTAGATGTCGGTGTGTACGATCGCTCGGGAACAAGCAGTACACGCTTGTCCGGTCACGCCGAAAGCACCCGCACTGACGAGATCGGCCGCTTCTTCGAGGTCGGCGCTGGGCGTGACAATGGTGGGATTCTTCCCGCCGAGTTCGGTCTGTACGCGCTTTCCGTTGTCCGTCGCCTTGGAGTACACGGCCTCGCCAACCTTGCTTGACCCGGTGAACGAAACGGCGTCAACGCCATCGTGAGAGATTATCGCATCGCCGACGGTGCTGCCGGGCCCGGTAACGACGTTCGCGACGCCGGGGGGGAGTCCTGCTTCATCGAATGCCTCGAACAGTTCGACTGCGACGCCGGGGGCAAGCGATGCCGGATTGAGTACGACCGTGTTACCTGTTGCGAGCGCAGGCGCGAGCTTCCAAGCTGGTATCGCGATGGGATAGTTCCACGGCGTGATCAACGCAGCAACGCCGACTGGCACATCGACCGTGTAGAGCCCGCTCTGTGGTTTGCTCGAAGATTTTACGCTCCCTCCAAGATCCCGCGTTTTTTCAGCAAAGTAATAGAAGATGTCGACGGCCCGTTGTACCTCTCCGCTCGCCTCGGCGTGTGTCTTCCCCTCTTCTCTTATGAGCAATTGGGTGAGTTCCTCCTTCCTGTCCGCGAGAATCGAACCGGCGCCGCGCAAAATTGCGCCGCGCTCAGGGGCAGGCGTGGCGGCCCAATCGCCTTGAGCCGAAACGGCGGCTTCGACAGCGGCGTTCGCGTCTTTAGCCACCGATCGTGGATATTCGGCAACAACGTCGTTGGGGCTCGCGGGGTCTGTAGTTTCGAAATATTCGCCATTCGACGGTTCTCTCCACTCACCATCCACGTAGTTCTGGTATGAGGTCACCACACGGTAGAATTTGTCGTAGGAATATAAATAATCATTGCTCTTTGAAAGTTAACTTCCGAAAAAGGAATTAATCGTGAGTGGCAGTCAGGACGCAATATATTTATAATATGATTAGCGTCCAGTAGAATTATAACCATCTGCCCAAAAGAAACAGCGAGATGCGGTATTATCACCTGTGGAACGATCACCAGCAGCAACTTATCGTAGAACGAGGCAAGTCACTGTTTAACCTCGCTGAAGCCACACCCTCGGTTCAACGGTTCGAGGACATTTTGAAAGGGGCTGCAGTCACAAATCAGCCAATCGACACCATTGCCGAGATGTTGATCGAAGATGCGGCCCCTCTTTCGAGAGAAGTTCTCGAAGAGAGACCGCTCTCGATGCCATTGTCACCTGACGAGGTGTGGGCGGCAGGAGTCACCTATCGTATTAGCGAAGAGGCTCGCAAAACAGAGAGTTCGATGCCAGAGATATATTTGGACGCCTACCAGAGCGACCGGCCGGAGTTGTTCTTCAAAGCAACGGCTGATCGGACCGTCGGACCAAATGAGGCAGTCGGTATCCGTCGGGATTCGGAGTGGGACGTCCCGGAACCCGAACTCGGAGTGGTTATGAGTTACGGAAAGGTCATCGGATACACCATCGGAAACGACGTCAGCAGCCGATCCATCGAGGGACAAAATCCTTTGTATCTCCCTCAGGCGAAAGTGTACGATCGATGTTGTGCACTCGGTCCGTGCATCCGTTCGGCTGCGTCCCTCGAAGACCCCCACACGCTTGAGATGTGGATGTCTATCCGTCGAGACGACGAGATCGTTTACGAGGAGTCGACGAATACGAGCGAAATGGTACGGACGGTCGAAGAGTTAGTTAGCTACTACTCCGATCATAACTCTTTACCTCGGACTTCCGTCCTTTTGACCGGGACATCGCTAGTTCCAGAGGACGAATTTACGCTTCGGGCTGCCGACAACATTGAAATTGGGATCGAGGGTATTGGAACACTTTCTAACTCCGTCGTCGAGGTGTAAGTACCCGCACTAGCGTCGAATTGCTGTGATTTAGGTTAATTGAATGTAGAATCGCACGGTTAGGAATTTCTCCGCTGTAATTCTAAAGCTTACTGGGATGTATTTTCCAGTAAGTTACGACGGGTTTAAGTGATCAAAACAATACCTTAGAAATAATGTTATCAGGGTAATCGTTTAATTGCCAACCAAAAGAGTGTACATATGATGAGATACACGAGAATTTTATGTGGGATATTCCTGGAATATAATATTGGTTCCGTAACGCTTCGCCACGACAATCAGCATACAAATCAGACCGCGCTCGTTTATCTCGACGAAAAAGGTACGGTCTCGGAATACACGTACACTCAATTAGAAGATGCAGTTACAACGCTCGTTTACAATTTTGAGGAACGAGGAATAACCGAAGGCGATCGCGTCGCTATCTGCTTCCCTCCCTCCCCGGAACTGCTAATCAGTTACTTGGCCGTGTTCCGCCTAGGTGCGGTTTGTGTCCCCGTTTCGGTGCTCTCAGAAACCGACACTCTGGAATACTGTCTCGATCACGCGGCCGTTTCTACACTCCTCATAGATAGTGCGATAAGTGACCAGTTTCAGCAGGTACTCGAGATAGTTGATATTGAACGAGTTATTTCGGTACCTCTCCGCGCTTCCGATGATCAGACTACCGGTAGTGAGACCGGGCCCCTAGGTGGGTATCGTGACATCGTATCTGACGGTAAAACCACTCGAGTTGTCGAGACCGCTCCCGACGACCCGGCGTTGATTTTGTACACCTCGGGATCGACCGGCGTACCCAAGGGCGTCGTTCAGGGACATCAGTACCTCATCGGCTCATTACCGGGCTATCAGTGCTGGTATGAACTATTCGATCCGGCGGAATTAGCGTCCGCCCGAGTGTGGACGCCCGCGGAATGGGCTTGGGCGGGAGCGTTATTCGACGTCGTATTTCCGACGCTCGCGGCCGGCGGTACAATCGTCGCGCGCACGCGCCGTAGGCTTCGACCCATCTTCGGCACTGTCGCTCGTGGAAAGCCAAGGGATCACCCACTCTTTCCTTCCTCCGACAGCGCTCAGACGGATTCGTGATGAGACGTCTCCCGCGGATTATGACCTTTCTTCGTTCGAGACGATTATGTGTGGAGCCGAACCGCTTACAGCGTCAGTTAAACGCTGGGCCCAAGATACCCTCGGCGTTACCGTCAACGAAGCGTATGGTCAAACTGAAGCGAACGCGATCCTCGGTGAATCGACGGCCTTGTATCCGTCAAAAGAGGGGACGACTGGTCTCCCGTATCCCGGACATACGCTAGCGGTCCAGCAGGGAGACGAACGTCGAGGAATCGGACGCGGTGAACTACTAATTGATTCGTCAGACCCGGTCGTTTTCATCGAATACTGGAATGATCCTGAGGCGACGTCTACGGCCTTTACCGAAGATGGATGGTTGAAAACTGGAGACGAGGCGATCATACAAGAGAACGGATACGTTTCTATCGAGGGTCGGGTCGATGACATCATCATCACCTCGGGTTATCGCGTCAGTCCGAAGGAGGTCGAATCTAAACTGGAATCGCACCCGAACGTCGAGGCGGTCGTGGTCGGTGGCATTTCCGATCCAGATCGCGGAACCGTGATCAAGGCATTCATTGTGCCTATCGACGAACGGATACTTTGAATGATCGTGAAGACGAAAGGTACCAAAAGCTCGAATTGGAGTTAACTCGCTTTGCAAAGGACAAGCTAGATGCGTACAAAAAAACCGCGCGAGTACGAGTTTCTCGAGGAATTTCCCATAACAAGAAATGGAAAGGTCGACAGATCCGCCTTGCTGAATAGCGATTCCTGATTATCGCCTCGAGAAGTAAATAGCCCGTCACATCTTTGCTTATCAGATGGTTTAGGAGAAATAACTCACTTAAATCGCTACATCCGTTAATTTTCTGAGCAGGATACTCGCTTTCAGTTGTGAAATAGTGAATCTCTGAATGTGGAATGAGTACCGGTTCACGCGAGAGTAAGGACGGGGAATTGACCTTGTACGAACAGATACCACAATAACGAGTATTCGACCACTGGACGGTTAATTGTTCGTTGAGTAGTACTCTCTGGCTACCGTTGAAGCGTCACTTCGAGATCCCGTAGACATCACCGGTCCAATCGCGCACCGGGTGGTCATACACTGGGTCGTCACGGTTGAGATTGTCAAGCATAGCTAACTCATCTCGTGTCAATTCCCAGTCCCACAGGTCAAAATTAGCCTCGATATGGTTTGAAGATGAAGATTTAGGGAGAACGACTACGTCACGGTGGATGGCCCAACGGAGAACGACCTGCGCCGGTGATCGACCGCGCTCGTTTGCGATATCCTGAACATCCTGTTCATCAAATATCTCAGTGCGTGCAAGCGGTGCAGCGGCCTCAATAACGGTATCGGACTCGCGGCAGTAGTCTATCAGTTCCGGTCGTTGCAACAGCGGATGAAATTCGATCTGATTGACGGCGATCGGAACGTTGCTGATGTGATGAGCGCAGGACAGTTGATACGCCGAGAAGTTCGAGACACCGACGTTGTCGATGAGCCCCTCCTCGTACAACGTCTCCATCGCATCCAGCGTCTCGCGAAGCGAAATTGCCGGGTTCGGCCAGTGAATCAGATACAGGTTGAGGTAGTCTGTCCCGAGTCTATCGAGCGATTTTTTACACGCCCGAATAACGCCCTCGTAGTCGAGGTTCTTGGGCAGCACCTTGGACGTAAGAAACAGATCGTCGCGCTCGTACTCGGTCAGTACGTCCCCGATCTCGGCTTCGTTCATATATCCCTCTGCCGTATCGATGTGCGCGTAACCTACATCGAGCGCCTTCCGAACGGACGACGTGATGGTCTCACCAGAGAGGTCCCAAGTACCTAGTCCGATCATCGGCAGTTCGTCGCCACCCAGCAGCGTTTTGGTTGGAGCAGCCTCCATAGTTGGTCGATCACATTCGAACTAAAAATACTTTGGTCCGATAGAGGGGTCGTGTTTCGTTACGGATGAAGAGTGAGGCGGTGTGATTTTGTGGTGGTCTATGCCAGAAATCGCCCGCCTCAGTGGATTCACGGACTGGATTGATTTGGATCTTGTGGAGCGACAGCGGACACCAGAGCGTGCGATGAAACTCGGTATTCAACTGCAGTAGCGGGACTCTCGCTGTCGAATACCGTCTCTGTCCTCGAAGAATTGGGTGTCGAGCGCTCTCGCAAAGCAATTCACGATTGGGTTCAAAAGGCCGATCTACAGCCCACAGACGGTCGAAGCCCGAATCACGTTGCGCTCGACGAGACTGTGATTCGAATCAATGACGAGCAATTCTGGCTGTACGCGGCCGCTGATACCGACACAAACAGTCTGCTGCATCTGCGACTTTTTTCCACGACAACGACCGCACTAACCGAGATCTTTCTGCGAGAATTTCGCCAGAAACACGACGTCGAATCCGCTGTGTTTCTGGTCGATGGCGCTCAACACCTCCAAACTGCGCTGGCCAGAGCAGGACTCCGATTTCGAACTGAACGGAATGGAAATCGGAACGCCATCGAGCGAATTTTTCGCGAGCTCAAGCGCAAAACTTCCTCGTTCTCAACCTGTTTCAGCCACGTTGAGCCGCAAATCGCCGAAAATTGGCTCCAAGCATTTGCTGCCTGGCTCAATGCCCTAAACACGACCATTACGATCAGAATTATTATTACCTGTTCAGAACCAACGAGTCGAGTATTGGAAAAACAGACTTCTCGATAGCTATCAGCATTCTCACCAGAGATATGAGTTACTAGCGTTATGAGAAAAGCAAC
The Halobellus limi genome window above contains:
- a CDS encoding aldo/keto reductase, whose translation is MEAAPTKTLLGGDELPMIGLGTWDLSGETITSSVRKALDVGYAHIDTAEGYMNEAEIGDVLTEYERDDLFLTSKVLPKNLDYEGVIRACKKSLDRLGTDYLNLYLIHWPNPAISLRETLDAMETLYEEGLIDNVGVSNFSAYQLSCAHHISNVPIAVNQIEFHPLLQRPELIDYCRESDTVIEAAAPLARTEIFDEQDVQDIANERGRSPAQVVLRWAIHRDVVVLPKSSSSNHIEANFDLWDWELTRDELAMLDNLNRDDPVYDHPVRDWTGDVYGISK
- a CDS encoding IclR family transcriptional regulator, coding for MGQEAKNPVKAAETTFEIIQALKELDGAGVTELATHLDLPKSTVHNYLSTLHQEEYIVKSGSEYEVGIKFLELGNYARDRMRIYEIAKPEIDSLADQTGELVNLLVEEHGKGVYIYQAAGQQSVRVDSSVGSRVYLHATAFGKAMLANYSPERVDRIIESHGLPQFTDRTSATRAELESDFETIRDQGYAIDDEERLSGLRCIGTEIKANDGRVLGGVSISGPVNRLNGSYLREELPDILLETANVIELNITYS
- a CDS encoding AMP-binding protein; its protein translation is MMRYTRILCGIFLEYNIGSVTLRHDNQHTNQTALVYLDEKGTVSEYTYTQLEDAVTTLVYNFEERGITEGDRVAICFPPSPELLISYLAVFRLGAVCVPVSVLSETDTLEYCLDHAAVSTLLIDSAISDQFQQVLEIVDIERVISVPLRASDDQTTGSETGPLGGYRDIVSDGKTTRVVETAPDDPALILYTSGSTGVPKGVVQGHQYLIGSLPGYQCWYELFDPAELASARVWTPAEWAWAGALFDVVFPTLAAGGTIVARTRRRLRPIFGTVARGKPRDHPLFPSSDSAQTDS
- a CDS encoding fumarylacetoacetate hydrolase family protein, giving the protein MRYYHLWNDHQQQLIVERGKSLFNLAEATPSVQRFEDILKGAAVTNQPIDTIAEMLIEDAAPLSREVLEERPLSMPLSPDEVWAAGVTYRISEEARKTESSMPEIYLDAYQSDRPELFFKATADRTVGPNEAVGIRRDSEWDVPEPELGVVMSYGKVIGYTIGNDVSSRSIEGQNPLYLPQAKVYDRCCALGPCIRSAASLEDPHTLEMWMSIRRDDEIVYEESTNTSEMVRTVEELVSYYSDHNSLPRTSVLLTGTSLVPEDEFTLRAADNIEIGIEGIGTLSNSVVEV
- the xacF gene encoding 2,5-dioxovalerate dehydrogenase, which translates into the protein MVTSYQNYVDGEWREPSNGEYFETTDPASPNDVVAEYPRSVAKDANAAVEAAVSAQGDWAATPAPERGAILRGAGSILADRKEELTQLLIREEGKTHAEASGEVQRAVDIFYYFAEKTRDLGGSVKSSSKPQSGLYTVDVPVGVAALITPWNYPIAIPAWKLAPALATGNTVVLNPASLAPGVAVELFEAFDEAGLPPGVANVVTGPGSTVGDAIISHDGVDAVSFTGSSKVGEAVYSKATDNGKRVQTELGGKNPTIVTPSADLEEAADLVSAGAFGVTGQACTACSRAIVHTDIYDEFVDAVIARANEIDVGPGENSDMGPQISENELEGTLEYVDIAEKDGANLEIGGGRPDGERLREGYFVEPTIFSDVDPDHRIAQEEVFGPLLAVIEAESFEDALTVANGTSYGLSASIVTDSHTEAERFVREVEAGVAKVNDKTTGLELHVPFGGFKQSSSETWREQGEAGIGFYTIEKTVYNSF
- a CDS encoding fumarylacetoacetate hydrolase family protein, whose product is MRRVRVRDDAGSIRNGEWIDDEIVLNTGTYDPSALTILPPVEPTKIVCVGLNYADHAAEEDMSIPDRPMLFLKPPNTISSHGDTVVLPRNKDEVEFEAEIGIVIGTQCRNVDETDAMDVVAGFTCVDDLSNRDDQRVEQNWVRGKAFDNAAPIGPVVAGPEHVPEDARVQLAVNGEKRQSSSRSEWIFSLEELVSEVTQYMTLERGDIISTGTPAGVGPLEDGDTVEVTVEGVGTLEHTVKRE
- a CDS encoding AMP-binding protein, whose amino-acid sequence is MESQGITHSFLPPTALRRIRDETSPADYDLSSFETIMCGAEPLTASVKRWAQDTLGVTVNEAYGQTEANAILGESTALYPSKEGTTGLPYPGHTLAVQQGDERRGIGRGELLIDSSDPVVFIEYWNDPEATSTAFTEDGWLKTGDEAIIQENGYVSIEGRVDDIIITSGYRVSPKEVESKLESHPNVEAVVVGGISDPDRGTVIKAFIVPIDERIL